From a region of the Rhipicephalus microplus isolate Deutch F79 chromosome X, USDA_Rmic, whole genome shotgun sequence genome:
- the LOC142776070 gene encoding uncharacterized protein LOC142776070, which produces MIEEENIPFAFVETGWSEDFSRCSLSNNDVWRYLHSATSTVRQAHRGWSFKEEGYVKHLKLNLQTSDDELGLVRAACAPSMKSGVYVTTAWFVVATGRIVGAHCDCVAGLSETCQHVAGLLFSAAARAEHAPSCTDVPCKWIVPAEAKKPVARKPLGEIRFQKYFINKPTRGKRKRDYDPCADGPLPSPHAIQSLRDKLATACPDLHALRYMCHDKAKPKPPCNIKKPIEDSDDLWSEAAATEVQSYMKTMKPLSQTERDLICHQTVGQASNKKWHAEQVGRLTASMFKRICRCTKPDSLLKALLYPWDRATSEAIVYGRQHEADAVAAYVKLLQARDSSVAVRETGLHVHCQYPFLAASPDRIVVVDGKEGLLEVKCPFSKKGITCEDACSDRNFCCRLTEEGAELKRDHAYFYQVQGQMAVTGHNWCDFVIWTEGNAPGDPPHLHVERIEFCEKFWAQEVLPGLLHFTKHALVPEILTRRVKRLGRLYTSETYVSFKKFKAGFYVCTRLDGLSIKIKKLK; this is translated from the exons ATGATAGAAGAAGAAAACATCCCGTTTGCGTTTGTGGAAACGGGATGGAGCGAGGATTTTTCGCGTTGCAGCCTGAGCAACAACGACGTGTGGCGGTACCTACACTCCGCTACTTCGACCGTTCGCCAGGCTCATCGCGGCTGGTCCTTCAAGGAAGAAGGATACGTCAAACACTTGAAGTTGAACCTCCAAACATCTGATGACGAACTAGGTCTGGTGAGAGCGGCGTGCGCACCGTCCATGAAGTCCGGCGTGTATGTAACAACGGCATGGTTCGTCGTGGCTACCGGTCGCATCGTTGGAGCGCACTGCGACTGTGTTGCTGG acttAGTGAAACCTGCCAACATGTAGCAGGCCTGCTGTTTAGTGCTGCCGCCAGAGCTGAACATGCACCGTCCTGCACGGACGTACCCTGCAAGTGGATAGTCCCTGCTGAAG CAAAGAAACCAGTGGCAAGAAAGCCTCTGGGTGAAATCAGATTCCAAAAGTATTTCATAAACAAGCCTACACGTGGGAAACGGAAGCGCGATTATGACCCCTGTGCTGATGGCCCACTTCCTAGTCCACATGCCATTCAGTCACTGAGGGATAAGCTGGCGACCGCCTGTCCCGATCTGCATGCTCTGCGATACATGTGCCACGATAAAGCCAAGCCAAAGCCACCATGCAACATAAAGAAGCCCATAGAGGACAGCGATGACCTCTGGAGCGAGGCTGCAGCAACTGAGGTACAATCGTACATGAAAACAATGAAGCCACTAAGCCAGACAGAGAGGGATCTGATATGCCACCAAACAGTCGGCCAAGCATCTAACAAGAAGTGGCATGCAGAACAGGTTGGACGGCTAACAGCATCGATGTTTAAAAGGATCTGCCGGTGTACAAAACCGGACAGTTTGCTAAAGGCATTACTGTACCCTTGGGACAGAGCCACTTCCGAAGCAATCGTATATGGCAGACAGCACGAAGCAGATGCCGTAGCTGCTTATGTGAAACTGTTGCAGGCCAGAGACTCGAGCGTGGCAGTCCGGGAAACTGGACTTCACGTCCACTGCCAGTACCCCTTCTTAGCTGCTTCACCAGACAGAATTGTTGTTGTAGATGGAAAAGAAGGCCTACTAGAAGTGAAATGCCCTTTTTCAAAAAAAGGGATAACGTGTGAGGACGCCTGCAGTGACAGAAACTTCTGCTGCAGACTCACCGAAGAAGGTGCGGAGCTGAAGCGGGACCACGCCTATTTCTATCAGGTGCAAGGCCAGATGGCAGTAACGGGCCATAACTGGTGCGATTTTGTCATATGGACTGAGGGAAACGCACCAGGAGACCCCCCACATCTCCATGTTGAAAGGATAGAGTTCTGCGAAAAATTCTGGGCTCAGGAAGTACTGCCAGGACTCTTGCACTTCACTAAGCATGCACTTGTACCCGAAATCTTGACACGGCGTGTCAAAAGGCTTGGGCGGCTTTACACGTCTGAAACATACGTGTCTTTCAAAAAATTCAAGGCTGGATTTTATGTCTGCACGCGTCTAGATGGCCTAAGCATCAAAATAAAAAAGTTGAAGTAA
- the LOC119179891 gene encoding uncharacterized protein LOC119179891 isoform X2, which yields MKSRGDAAVRRHSRWWKRQKGELDTTATSATPNDTPELQDPPNENLNMDTSAAQDGVLDENSVDLQQLENENPDEGLDATKDDVPDQDSMELQPPENGIKEHIWPDCRCQACASKKIEVLEQEIGNSQKFILQLQKQNAKLEVELDAAMSRCLTLTTLATPKDCMYYTGLPNVEVFNILLEYFAPRAREMLYWGSNKKRHNDPRGNKKNGNLAKEFFMVLVRLRTGMQGQELARNFLMSESLVSRTFSTWINILQRELRHLTPLPTLDDIRFHLPKCFSDFPDTRLVLDATEVRIQRPSSLSAQRQTFSPYKHYNTYKALIGCTPDGYITYVSRLWGGSSSDKAILESSGLLDKLEPGDAIMVDKGFTFPYLPAGITVYRPPFREPHQKQMPANKVDETRRIASARVHVERAIARAKSFHILDRPFPIAMIDIAEQVFEVCCLLSNYRLPLIREVD from the exons GGGAGCTTGATACGACAGCCACTTCTGCTACTCCTAATGACACGCCAGAGTTGCAGGATCCTCCCAATG AGAATCTCAACATGGACACTAGTGCTGCACAGGATGGTGTACTAGATGAGAATTCGGTGGACCTGCAACAACTGGAAAATG AGAATCCTGACGAAGGCTTGGATGCTACAAAGGATGATGTACCTGATCAGGACTCGATGGAGCTGCAGCCACCCGAAAATG GTATAAAGGAGCACATCTGGCCAGATTGCCGCTGTCAAGCCTGTGCTTCTAAGAAGATTGAAGTCCTGGAGCAAGAAATAGGAAATTCGCAGAAGTTTATCCTCCAGTTGCAGAAACAAAATGCAAAGCTAGAGGTGGAGCTAGATGCAGCCATGTCAAGGTGTCTCACCCTGACTACTCTAGCCACTCCAAAAGACTGCATGTACTACACTGGATTGCCGAATGTTGAAGTGTTCAATATTTTGCTTGAATACTTTGCACCACGCGCTAGAGAAATGTTGTACTGGGGCTCAAATAAAAAACGGCATAATGAccctcgtggcaacaaaaaaaatggcaatcTGGCCAAAGAATTTTTCATGGTGTTAGTTCGGCTCAGGACAGGTATGCAAGGGCAAGAACTGGCCAGGAATTTCCTGATGTCAGAAAGTCTAGTTAGCCGCACTTTTTCCACATGGATTAACATTTTACAACGAGAGCTTCGGCACTTGACACCCTTACCTACTTTAGATGACATAAGATTCCACCTACCGAAGTGCTTCTCTGATTTTCCCGACACCCGTCTTGTTCTCGATGCCACAGAGGTGAGAATACAGAGGCCTTCGTCATTGAGCGCACAGCGCCAAACCTTCTCACCATACAAGCATTACAACACGTACAAGGCGCTTATTGGATGTACACCAGATGGATACATCACTTATGTGTCTCGCCTCTGGGGAGGCTCTAGCTCGGATAAAGCAATCTTGGAAAGTAGTGGTCTTCTTGACAAGCTGGAGCCAGGAGATGCAATAATGGTTGATAAAGGTTTTACATTTCCTTACTTGCCAGCAGGTATAACAGTTTATCGGCCTCCATTCCGAGAGCCTCACCAAAAGCAGATGCCTGCAAATAAAGTTGACGAAACCAGGCGCATCGCTTCTGCAAGGGTGCACGTTGAAAGAGCCATTGCAAGAGCTAAAAGCTTTCATATTTTGGATAGGCCCTTTCCTATCGCCATGATAGACATTGCTGAGCAGGTTTTTGAAGTTTGTTGCCTCTTGAGCAACTACAGGCTGCCTTTGATTCGAGAGGTAGATTAG